The genomic window CACGGATATGTCTCCCCAAAATGAAAATCTTATCTCTCAGGATCAGTATCAAATAATGATGGAACAAGATAAGGGATTAGACGCTCTCCACAACGTTATTCGTCGTCAGAAAGAAATGGCCCACGCCATAGGTAATGAAGTAAACACGCAAAATGAATTATTAGATGACATTGAGGATGGAATTGATCGTACAAGAGAAAGACTCATCAATACAACAGAAACTGCTCGAAATATCAATAGTAAAGGAGGGACCTGCAAATATTGGTCCATCATAATCGTTCTTTTTGTTATAATTGTTATACTAGCTTCTGTTCCAAATTAGTCCTGCttaaagaaataactaattggaattgatgaataattaattattaactatatGGTCTAaatgttacatttaaaaaaaatatttcatcgaTGTGTCTCTTACATTGGCTCCAATGATTGATTAATtgtatacattcatattttaatgtctcctaatatttacttttttaatttctacctatttcatttaatgatatGATGAAATGTATTTCTGTAATTATATTATGCTcttattatatcaaattaaattttacaatgtcaataaatttagcacctgaaaaattattattgttaaaataagtaAACTATGTGTTCACTCATAAACGAGTGAGTGTTTTGTAGGGTAgggtttatttgtatatatatatatatatatatatgcaagaCAACACTGGATTGGGATTGGAGGAACATTGAAAGGTATTCTCTTCACTCCTATTGCATTAGCGAGTATTTATCAGTGTGTATTGTGACTTCCGTGTATAACAATAGAATATAGTTCTCTGATAGAAAATATCACAGTccacttattattaattaatcaacgttCCGCCCAAACGAGAAAAGGGGAAGTAGAGCAGTCGAAGGGTTTCTAACATTTGGTCCTTTGAGCCGGATATCTTCAAAGCGAATGAGGACATCGATCCTAGTAACGGTAATCGCTGGatattaaatactttgaaaCCGTACGGAACAATCAAGTCGtcaa from Lepeophtheirus salmonis chromosome 1, UVic_Lsal_1.4, whole genome shotgun sequence includes these protein-coding regions:
- the LOC121122634 gene encoding syntaxin-8, which codes for MNEGEKWRIEFEAAEKLYANAQHILSNTPSSRKETAIISTLHRLNAARDKLSTKLALLDVTPGERARREELLETLGDKGRRLREMAKFKDREKLLGAEGQTNKPITDMSPQNENLISQDQYQIMMEQDKGLDALHNVIRRQKEMAHAIGNEVNTQNELLDDIEDGIDRTRERLINTTETARNINSKGGTCKYWSIIIVLFVIIVILASVPN